One genomic region from Scomber scombrus chromosome 19, fScoSco1.1, whole genome shotgun sequence encodes:
- the LOC134000744 gene encoding tumor necrosis factor alpha-induced protein 2-like isoform X1 — protein sequence MRTRSDSTDSGGFTLSPPLDPNGRPGPGKGLKKKFQKLFGGSKTQANSPAISPTDGHRSPVEEEPHNVIATFEQCLEDRRLCEASQLLIEREERLFEEIREAEELKHKEEEIDRLAADRRALEDLIKQILKQSLKTEVNIEALTSAVKAIRQEEEQDQLWKQRGGTPPAWRPSEWEELHDSTLCSLMTERMENPSPPADSVVDRSSLQVDVCGMGKQLKQDLQWVVDVVKTCYPPEMHICNSYARWYHQFFSARLRKIAEFGLGDKDCTFLLRWVNEFYPEILQKLADEIDHEALGWLLPEDLLEPLEEQYLNKKQSDLTTYIGRVLEEAREKWDKGENPEREDGCFVSTVSYDIIQLINGIVTAAIKIVGDQRKAQNLTRPLKNLLERFKTFQDDIMKRSKPNSKPFIKANLGCVKQFRDVLVTRSQLFPQDVRESCLSILNDMKLSAHTYLLSSVHEVLKPHYRKLGISDWLNKPRPFDNLLHSIEQEIGELQGSTEACHQELIGQLHQEVTIEYVRRLLKGEVKLKNKEQEKKAYKTVKDNAESLHSLFIRQGSKEDWLKEILNKIAEVLKLQDLPAIQMEVVSLAADCPDLSGKHVSALLKLKTNLTKAHRKTVKDTLSDTLRETNTLNAQRPFFSRVHVK from the exons ATGAGAACACGCTCAGACTCAACGGATTCGGGGGGCTTCACCCTCAGCCCTCCCTTGGACCCAAATGGGAGACCTGGGCCAGGAAAGGGGTTGAAGAAAAAGTTCCAAAAGTTATTTGGAGGCAGCAAAACTCAAGCCAATTCTCCCGCCATCTCCCCGACTGATGGACACCGTTCACCTGTTGAAGAGGAGCCGCATAACG TGATCGCCACATTTGAGCAATGCCTCGAGGACCGTCGCTTATGTGAGGCCAGCCAACTACTGATCGAGAGAGAGGAGCGTCTGTTTGAGGAGATAAGGGAAGCAGAGGAACTCAAACATAAGGAGGAAGAAATAGACAGGCTTGCTGCAGACCGCAGAGCCCTGGAGGACCTCATAAAGCAGATTCTGAAACAGTCCCTCAAAACAGAAGTCAACATTGAGGCTCTAACATCTGCTGTGAAGGCTATCCgccaggaggaggagcaggaccAGCTGTGGAAGCAGAGGGGTGGGACACCGCCGGCCTGGAGGCCCAGCGAATGGGAGGAGCTCCACGATTCGACCCTTTGCAGCTTGATGACAGAGCGAATGGAAAACCCCAGCCCCCCTGCAGACAGTGTGGTGGATAGGTCATCTCTCCAGGTGGACGTCTGTGGAATGGGCAAGCAGCTGAAACAGGACCTGCAGTGGGTGGTGGATGTGGTAAAGACCTGCTACCCGCCGGAGATGCACATCTGTAATTCCTACGCCAGGTGGTACCACCAGTTCTTCAGCGCCAGACTCAGAAAGATTGCAGAGTTTGGTCTAGGAGACAAGGACTGCACTTTCCTCCTGCGCTGGGTGAACGAGTTTTATCCAGA aaTCCTTCAGAAGCTGGCCGATGAGATCGATCATGAAGCTCTGGGGTGGCTGCTGCCCGAAGATTTACTGGAACCTCTAGAGGAGCAATACCTGAACAAAAAACAG AGTGATCTGACAACTTACATCGGCCGCGTCCTGGAGGAAGCACGGGAAAAATGGGATAAAGGAGAGAATCCCGAAAGAGAGGACGGCTGCTTCGTCAGTACAGTGTCCTACGACATCATTCAG cTTATCAATGGTATCGTGACTGCAGCTATAAAAATTGTGGGAGATCAACGAAAGGCCCAGAATCTAACACGGCCACTGAAAAACTTACTAGAAAG GTTCAAGACCTTTCAAGACGACATCATGAAGCGAAGCAAACCGAACAGCAAGCCGTTCATCAAGGCGAACCTCGGCTGTGTCAAACAGTTCAG GGACGTCCTTGTTACGAGGAGCCAACTGTTCCCGCAGGATGTTCGGGAAAGCTGTTTGTCTATCCTGAATGACATGAAACTGTCTGCTCACACGTATTTACTAAGCTCTGTGCACGAAGTCCTCAAG CCACATTACCGCAAACTGGGAATCAGCGACTGGCTGAATAAGCCAAGGCCGTTTGATAATCTGCTGCACAGCATTGAACAAGAGATTGGGGAACTTCAAGGTTCAACTGAAGCGTGTCACCAG GAgctgattggccagcttcacCAGGAAGTGACAATAGAATATGTGAGGAGGCTCCTGAAAGGTGAAGTCAAACTGAAGAACAAGGAGCAGGAAAAGAAGGCCTACAAGACCGTGAAAGACAACGCAGAGAGTTTGCACAGTTTATTCATAAGACAG GGATCAAAGGAGGACTGGCTGAAGGAAATCCTGAACAAGATTGCCGAAGTGCTGAAACTCCAAGACCTCCCCGCCATTCAGATGGAAGTGGTATCACTGGCAGCTGATTGTCCTGACCTCAG TGGAAAACACGTTTCGGCTCTGCTGAAGCTCAAGACGAACCTCACCAAAGCCCACAGGAAGACAGTCAAAGACACTCTGTCCGACACGCTGAGAGAAACCAACACGCTCAACGCTCAACGGCCTTTTTTCTCCAGAGTTCACGTCAAATGA
- the LOC134000744 gene encoding tumor necrosis factor alpha-induced protein 2-like isoform X2, which produces MRTRSDSTDSGGFTLSPPLDPNGRPGPGKGLKKKFQKLFGGSKTQANSPAISPTDGHRSPVEEEPHNVIATFEQCLEDRRLCEASQLLIEREERLFEEIREAEELKHKEEEIDRLAADRRALEDLIKQILKQSLKTEVNIEALTSAVKAIRQEEEQDQLWKQRGGTPPAWRPSEWEELHDSTLCSLMTERMENPSPPADSVVDRSSLQVDVCGMGKQLKQDLQWVVDVVKTCYPPEMHICNSYARWYHQFFSARLRKIAEFGLGDKDCTFLLRWVNEFYPEILQKLADEIDHEALGWLLPEDLLEPLEEQYLNKKQSDLTTYIGRVLEEAREKWDKGENPEREDGCFVSTVSYDIIQLINGIVTAAIKIVGDQRKAQNLTRPLKNLLERFKTFQDDIMKRSKPNSKPFIKANLGCVKQFRDVLVTRSQLFPQDVRESCLSILNDMKLSAHTYLLSSVHEVLKELIGQLHQEVTIEYVRRLLKGEVKLKNKEQEKKAYKTVKDNAESLHSLFIRQGSKEDWLKEILNKIAEVLKLQDLPAIQMEVVSLAADCPDLSGKHVSALLKLKTNLTKAHRKTVKDTLSDTLRETNTLNAQRPFFSRVHVK; this is translated from the exons ATGAGAACACGCTCAGACTCAACGGATTCGGGGGGCTTCACCCTCAGCCCTCCCTTGGACCCAAATGGGAGACCTGGGCCAGGAAAGGGGTTGAAGAAAAAGTTCCAAAAGTTATTTGGAGGCAGCAAAACTCAAGCCAATTCTCCCGCCATCTCCCCGACTGATGGACACCGTTCACCTGTTGAAGAGGAGCCGCATAACG TGATCGCCACATTTGAGCAATGCCTCGAGGACCGTCGCTTATGTGAGGCCAGCCAACTACTGATCGAGAGAGAGGAGCGTCTGTTTGAGGAGATAAGGGAAGCAGAGGAACTCAAACATAAGGAGGAAGAAATAGACAGGCTTGCTGCAGACCGCAGAGCCCTGGAGGACCTCATAAAGCAGATTCTGAAACAGTCCCTCAAAACAGAAGTCAACATTGAGGCTCTAACATCTGCTGTGAAGGCTATCCgccaggaggaggagcaggaccAGCTGTGGAAGCAGAGGGGTGGGACACCGCCGGCCTGGAGGCCCAGCGAATGGGAGGAGCTCCACGATTCGACCCTTTGCAGCTTGATGACAGAGCGAATGGAAAACCCCAGCCCCCCTGCAGACAGTGTGGTGGATAGGTCATCTCTCCAGGTGGACGTCTGTGGAATGGGCAAGCAGCTGAAACAGGACCTGCAGTGGGTGGTGGATGTGGTAAAGACCTGCTACCCGCCGGAGATGCACATCTGTAATTCCTACGCCAGGTGGTACCACCAGTTCTTCAGCGCCAGACTCAGAAAGATTGCAGAGTTTGGTCTAGGAGACAAGGACTGCACTTTCCTCCTGCGCTGGGTGAACGAGTTTTATCCAGA aaTCCTTCAGAAGCTGGCCGATGAGATCGATCATGAAGCTCTGGGGTGGCTGCTGCCCGAAGATTTACTGGAACCTCTAGAGGAGCAATACCTGAACAAAAAACAG AGTGATCTGACAACTTACATCGGCCGCGTCCTGGAGGAAGCACGGGAAAAATGGGATAAAGGAGAGAATCCCGAAAGAGAGGACGGCTGCTTCGTCAGTACAGTGTCCTACGACATCATTCAG cTTATCAATGGTATCGTGACTGCAGCTATAAAAATTGTGGGAGATCAACGAAAGGCCCAGAATCTAACACGGCCACTGAAAAACTTACTAGAAAG GTTCAAGACCTTTCAAGACGACATCATGAAGCGAAGCAAACCGAACAGCAAGCCGTTCATCAAGGCGAACCTCGGCTGTGTCAAACAGTTCAG GGACGTCCTTGTTACGAGGAGCCAACTGTTCCCGCAGGATGTTCGGGAAAGCTGTTTGTCTATCCTGAATGACATGAAACTGTCTGCTCACACGTATTTACTAAGCTCTGTGCACGAAGTCCTCAAG GAgctgattggccagcttcacCAGGAAGTGACAATAGAATATGTGAGGAGGCTCCTGAAAGGTGAAGTCAAACTGAAGAACAAGGAGCAGGAAAAGAAGGCCTACAAGACCGTGAAAGACAACGCAGAGAGTTTGCACAGTTTATTCATAAGACAG GGATCAAAGGAGGACTGGCTGAAGGAAATCCTGAACAAGATTGCCGAAGTGCTGAAACTCCAAGACCTCCCCGCCATTCAGATGGAAGTGGTATCACTGGCAGCTGATTGTCCTGACCTCAG TGGAAAACACGTTTCGGCTCTGCTGAAGCTCAAGACGAACCTCACCAAAGCCCACAGGAAGACAGTCAAAGACACTCTGTCCGACACGCTGAGAGAAACCAACACGCTCAACGCTCAACGGCCTTTTTTCTCCAGAGTTCACGTCAAATGA